In one window of Oryza sativa Japonica Group chromosome 9, ASM3414082v1 DNA:
- the LOC4346897 gene encoding uncharacterized protein isoform X2 — protein sequence MEPPPRGTKRPLPADADADADAAGGDDDDGALPGERKPRFPKGKKAKYRDPAAAAAAEGIDGLINPELAAERRARRRHRKDEDDQQGVASDVRGFEVRYEDSANLVDDGIRLEPFNLEQEREEGYFDENGNFVEYARGNDIKDAWLDSVEVDTKYAEKVQKKREKEKEEEFQDLSSDDIGKIKRRISNILEPGETIIQALKRLKNTSSDKRGKMTEGTKRIFDELTEAAMKLMENGEYNVYSDDRETFEREAAGYERLARARLGLPEAEEDMFADSPKDKTTASLLDMEPGPSAAHTSTTTTTSKEDDSDFDMFGDDDDKTDVKRDSDANAVGSGSNPEQVSHDANETSEGENGSVSSDYVYDPTSGYYYSSSTGYYYDSTSGCYCSASTGAWYSYDEQTGEYKEIQSEQASTVNETPGDGIKE from the exons ATGGAGCCACCGCCGCGGGGAACCAAGCGCCCGCTcccggccgacgccgacgccgacgccgacgccgccggcggagacgacgacgacggcgctcTTCCCGG GGAGCGCAAGCCGCGGTTCCCCAAGGGGAAGAAGGCCAAGTACCGGGaccccgccgcagccgccgcggcggagggcaTCGACGGCTTGATAAACCCCGAGctcgcggcggagcggcgcgcgaGGCGACGCCACCGCAAGGACGAGGATGACCAGCAGGGAGTCGCCTCCGACGTCAGGGGATTCGAAGTGCGATACGAG GATAGTGCAAATTTGGTTGATGATGGCATTCGACTAGAGCCTTTTAACTTGGAacaagagagggaggaaggataTTTTGACGAAAACGGAAACTTTGTGGAGTACGCAAGGGGCAACGACATCAAG GATGCCTGGTTGGATAGTGTTGAAGTTGACACAAAGTATGCtgaaaaggttcaaaagaagagagagaaagagaaagaagaggagTTCCAGGATCTTTCATCCGATGATATTGGAAAGATAAAAAGAAGAATATCAAACATACTTGAGCCAGGCGAAACG ATAATACAAGCTTTGAAAAGATTGAAGAATACATCCAGTGATAAGCGTGGCAAGATGACTGAGGGGACCAAACGTATCTTTGATGAGTTGACAGAAGCTGCCATGAAGCTAATGGAGAACGGAGAGTATA ATGTTTATTCAGATGATCGGGAGACTTTTGAACGTGAGGCTG CGGGTTATGAACGTCTGGCACGTGCTCGTCTTGGTCTGCCAGAAGCTGAAGAAGATATGTTTGCAGACAGTCCAAAAGATAAAACCACTGCCTCGTTACTGGATATGGAGCCTGGTCCTTCAGCTGCCCATACCTCTACAACCACCACCACATCTAAGGAAGATGACAGTGACTTTGACATGTTTGGTGACGATGATGACAAGACCGATGTCAAACGTGATTCTGATGCAAATGCTGTAGGTTCAGGTTCGAATCCTGAACAAGTATCTCACGATGCTAATGAAACCTCAG AAGGTGAGAATGGAAGTGTGAGCTCAGATTATGTTTATGATCCAACTTCAGG TTATTACTATAGCAGTAGCACGGGCTATTACTATGATTCTACATCTGGATGTTATTGCTCTGCATCTACAGGAGCCTG GTACTCGTATGACGAACAAACTGGCGAATACAAAGAGATACAGTCTGAACAAGCCAGCACGGTCAATGAAACACCGGGAGATGGCATCAAAGAGTAG
- the LOC4346897 gene encoding uncharacterized protein isoform X3 codes for MEPPPRGTKRPLPADADADADAAGGDDDDGALPGERKPRFPKGKKAKYRDPAAAAAAEGIDGLINPELAAERRARRRHRKDEDDQQGVASDVRGFEVRYEDSANLVDDGIRLEPFNLEQEREEGYFDENGNFVEYARGNDIKDAWLDSVEVDTKYAEKVQKKREKEKEEEFQDLSSDDIGKIKRRISNILEPGETIIQALKRLKNTSSDKRGKMTEGTKRIFDELTEAAMKLMENGEYTGYERLARARLGLPEAEEDMFADSPKDKTTASLLDMEPGPSAAHTSTTTTTSKEDDSDFDMFGDDDDKTDVKRDSDANAVGSGSNPEQVSHDANETSGAEKGENGSVSSDYVYDPTSGYYYSSSTGYYYDSTSGCYCSASTGAWYSYDEQTGEYKEIQSEQASTVNETPGDGIKE; via the exons ATGGAGCCACCGCCGCGGGGAACCAAGCGCCCGCTcccggccgacgccgacgccgacgccgacgccgccggcggagacgacgacgacggcgctcTTCCCGG GGAGCGCAAGCCGCGGTTCCCCAAGGGGAAGAAGGCCAAGTACCGGGaccccgccgcagccgccgcggcggagggcaTCGACGGCTTGATAAACCCCGAGctcgcggcggagcggcgcgcgaGGCGACGCCACCGCAAGGACGAGGATGACCAGCAGGGAGTCGCCTCCGACGTCAGGGGATTCGAAGTGCGATACGAG GATAGTGCAAATTTGGTTGATGATGGCATTCGACTAGAGCCTTTTAACTTGGAacaagagagggaggaaggataTTTTGACGAAAACGGAAACTTTGTGGAGTACGCAAGGGGCAACGACATCAAG GATGCCTGGTTGGATAGTGTTGAAGTTGACACAAAGTATGCtgaaaaggttcaaaagaagagagagaaagagaaagaagaggagTTCCAGGATCTTTCATCCGATGATATTGGAAAGATAAAAAGAAGAATATCAAACATACTTGAGCCAGGCGAAACG ATAATACAAGCTTTGAAAAGATTGAAGAATACATCCAGTGATAAGCGTGGCAAGATGACTGAGGGGACCAAACGTATCTTTGATGAGTTGACAGAAGCTGCCATGAAGCTAATGGAGAACGGAGAGTATA CGGGTTATGAACGTCTGGCACGTGCTCGTCTTGGTCTGCCAGAAGCTGAAGAAGATATGTTTGCAGACAGTCCAAAAGATAAAACCACTGCCTCGTTACTGGATATGGAGCCTGGTCCTTCAGCTGCCCATACCTCTACAACCACCACCACATCTAAGGAAGATGACAGTGACTTTGACATGTTTGGTGACGATGATGACAAGACCGATGTCAAACGTGATTCTGATGCAAATGCTGTAGGTTCAGGTTCGAATCCTGAACAAGTATCTCACGATGCTAATGAAACCTCAGGTGCAGAGA AAGGTGAGAATGGAAGTGTGAGCTCAGATTATGTTTATGATCCAACTTCAGG TTATTACTATAGCAGTAGCACGGGCTATTACTATGATTCTACATCTGGATGTTATTGCTCTGCATCTACAGGAGCCTG GTACTCGTATGACGAACAAACTGGCGAATACAAAGAGATACAGTCTGAACAAGCCAGCACGGTCAATGAAACACCGGGAGATGGCATCAAAGAGTAG
- the LOC4346897 gene encoding uncharacterized protein isoform X4 has product MEPPPRGTKRPLPADADADADAAGGDDDDGALPGERKPRFPKGKKAKYRDPAAAAAAEGIDGLINPELAAERRARRRHRKDEDDQQGVASDVRGFEVRYEDSANLVDDGIRLEPFNLEQEREEGYFDENGNFVEYARGNDIKDAWLDSVEVDTKYAEKVQKKREKEKEEEFQDLSSDDIGKIKRRISNILEPGETIIQALKRLKNTSSDKRGKMTEGTKRIFDELTEAAMKLMENGEYTGYERLARARLGLPEAEEDMFADSPKDKTTASLLDMEPGPSAAHTSTTTTTSKEDDSDFDMFGDDDDKTDVKRDSDANAVGSGSNPEQVSHDANETSEGENGSVSSDYVYDPTSGYYYSSSTGYYYDSTSGCYCSASTGAWYSYDEQTGEYKEIQSEQASTVNETPGDGIKE; this is encoded by the exons ATGGAGCCACCGCCGCGGGGAACCAAGCGCCCGCTcccggccgacgccgacgccgacgccgacgccgccggcggagacgacgacgacggcgctcTTCCCGG GGAGCGCAAGCCGCGGTTCCCCAAGGGGAAGAAGGCCAAGTACCGGGaccccgccgcagccgccgcggcggagggcaTCGACGGCTTGATAAACCCCGAGctcgcggcggagcggcgcgcgaGGCGACGCCACCGCAAGGACGAGGATGACCAGCAGGGAGTCGCCTCCGACGTCAGGGGATTCGAAGTGCGATACGAG GATAGTGCAAATTTGGTTGATGATGGCATTCGACTAGAGCCTTTTAACTTGGAacaagagagggaggaaggataTTTTGACGAAAACGGAAACTTTGTGGAGTACGCAAGGGGCAACGACATCAAG GATGCCTGGTTGGATAGTGTTGAAGTTGACACAAAGTATGCtgaaaaggttcaaaagaagagagagaaagagaaagaagaggagTTCCAGGATCTTTCATCCGATGATATTGGAAAGATAAAAAGAAGAATATCAAACATACTTGAGCCAGGCGAAACG ATAATACAAGCTTTGAAAAGATTGAAGAATACATCCAGTGATAAGCGTGGCAAGATGACTGAGGGGACCAAACGTATCTTTGATGAGTTGACAGAAGCTGCCATGAAGCTAATGGAGAACGGAGAGTATA CGGGTTATGAACGTCTGGCACGTGCTCGTCTTGGTCTGCCAGAAGCTGAAGAAGATATGTTTGCAGACAGTCCAAAAGATAAAACCACTGCCTCGTTACTGGATATGGAGCCTGGTCCTTCAGCTGCCCATACCTCTACAACCACCACCACATCTAAGGAAGATGACAGTGACTTTGACATGTTTGGTGACGATGATGACAAGACCGATGTCAAACGTGATTCTGATGCAAATGCTGTAGGTTCAGGTTCGAATCCTGAACAAGTATCTCACGATGCTAATGAAACCTCAG AAGGTGAGAATGGAAGTGTGAGCTCAGATTATGTTTATGATCCAACTTCAGG TTATTACTATAGCAGTAGCACGGGCTATTACTATGATTCTACATCTGGATGTTATTGCTCTGCATCTACAGGAGCCTG GTACTCGTATGACGAACAAACTGGCGAATACAAAGAGATACAGTCTGAACAAGCCAGCACGGTCAATGAAACACCGGGAGATGGCATCAAAGAGTAG
- the LOC4346897 gene encoding uncharacterized protein isoform X1 translates to MEPPPRGTKRPLPADADADADAAGGDDDDGALPGERKPRFPKGKKAKYRDPAAAAAAEGIDGLINPELAAERRARRRHRKDEDDQQGVASDVRGFEVRYEDSANLVDDGIRLEPFNLEQEREEGYFDENGNFVEYARGNDIKDAWLDSVEVDTKYAEKVQKKREKEKEEEFQDLSSDDIGKIKRRISNILEPGETIIQALKRLKNTSSDKRGKMTEGTKRIFDELTEAAMKLMENGEYNVYSDDRETFEREAAGYERLARARLGLPEAEEDMFADSPKDKTTASLLDMEPGPSAAHTSTTTTTSKEDDSDFDMFGDDDDKTDVKRDSDANAVGSGSNPEQVSHDANETSGAEKGENGSVSSDYVYDPTSGYYYSSSTGYYYDSTSGCYCSASTGAWYSYDEQTGEYKEIQSEQASTVNETPGDGIKE, encoded by the exons ATGGAGCCACCGCCGCGGGGAACCAAGCGCCCGCTcccggccgacgccgacgccgacgccgacgccgccggcggagacgacgacgacggcgctcTTCCCGG GGAGCGCAAGCCGCGGTTCCCCAAGGGGAAGAAGGCCAAGTACCGGGaccccgccgcagccgccgcggcggagggcaTCGACGGCTTGATAAACCCCGAGctcgcggcggagcggcgcgcgaGGCGACGCCACCGCAAGGACGAGGATGACCAGCAGGGAGTCGCCTCCGACGTCAGGGGATTCGAAGTGCGATACGAG GATAGTGCAAATTTGGTTGATGATGGCATTCGACTAGAGCCTTTTAACTTGGAacaagagagggaggaaggataTTTTGACGAAAACGGAAACTTTGTGGAGTACGCAAGGGGCAACGACATCAAG GATGCCTGGTTGGATAGTGTTGAAGTTGACACAAAGTATGCtgaaaaggttcaaaagaagagagagaaagagaaagaagaggagTTCCAGGATCTTTCATCCGATGATATTGGAAAGATAAAAAGAAGAATATCAAACATACTTGAGCCAGGCGAAACG ATAATACAAGCTTTGAAAAGATTGAAGAATACATCCAGTGATAAGCGTGGCAAGATGACTGAGGGGACCAAACGTATCTTTGATGAGTTGACAGAAGCTGCCATGAAGCTAATGGAGAACGGAGAGTATA ATGTTTATTCAGATGATCGGGAGACTTTTGAACGTGAGGCTG CGGGTTATGAACGTCTGGCACGTGCTCGTCTTGGTCTGCCAGAAGCTGAAGAAGATATGTTTGCAGACAGTCCAAAAGATAAAACCACTGCCTCGTTACTGGATATGGAGCCTGGTCCTTCAGCTGCCCATACCTCTACAACCACCACCACATCTAAGGAAGATGACAGTGACTTTGACATGTTTGGTGACGATGATGACAAGACCGATGTCAAACGTGATTCTGATGCAAATGCTGTAGGTTCAGGTTCGAATCCTGAACAAGTATCTCACGATGCTAATGAAACCTCAGGTGCAGAGA AAGGTGAGAATGGAAGTGTGAGCTCAGATTATGTTTATGATCCAACTTCAGG TTATTACTATAGCAGTAGCACGGGCTATTACTATGATTCTACATCTGGATGTTATTGCTCTGCATCTACAGGAGCCTG GTACTCGTATGACGAACAAACTGGCGAATACAAAGAGATACAGTCTGAACAAGCCAGCACGGTCAATGAAACACCGGGAGATGGCATCAAAGAGTAG